In Segatella copri, the DNA window AAAGAGCTGCCAGACCCTGGTTCAAGTCGTATTCATTGATTTTCCAGGTTCGCTTCTTTCTGAAAGAGTAATGATCTCTGTAACTCTGGAGCGAAAGTCCCTTGTAAAACAGGGTCTTCAACACCCCATCCTGCAGGATTCTCATCTCTACCAGCAGTTCCGTATCTTTAACTATTATCCATGTTCTGTATCTTTGTATGATGTCTGCAATCAGGTAATACGTCTTCTTGTTCATCTAGAGACCGCAGTTGAAATCATTCATGATCTGTACGTGTTCTCGCTTAGCCCGGAACGTGCCGCGACGCTCGTGCAGACGGAGGTCTTCAAAAAGATCTGCCGACATGAGTTCGATGGAGTTGTAAATTGTCACATTCAACTCGTGGATGAGTCCATCGGCGGAAGTCTTGCAGTTGATCTTGAACATCCTTTCGGTGACCGGATAGCAGTAGGCGCAGCATTCATGTCCGAACACCGTATGGACTGATGGCTCCAGATGGTAGAGAATGGCAAGGTCGGCATTCATTTCGAACATATCAATCACCTTGTCTATAGGTTGTGGAATATGCACTTCGTAGGGAAGAATGGCATAATCTTCGTATGCCTTTATCTCGCCAATCCAATAATTGTCAATCAGCTCTGGCAACAGCATGGGGCCGGATGCCTTGAATTTGTAGATAGCTTCCTGTAACATGATAATGAAAGATTAGAGGGTTGATATGTAAAGACGCATCAGCTGGGCTGGAATCTTGTTGGACACTTCCTTGTTGACAAGGTGCTTGCCTTCAAGTCTCGTGATGATGGCAGGATAATCCTTGGCGATGTCCGTCATCAGCTGAGCCTGCTCCGGGGTGAGCATGGCAATGGCCAGCGCATCCATCGAGAGATAGGGCTGCAATATCATCCAGAGATAGGCGTTGGCTTGCATGGCATCTTTGATTTTTCCTTGCTTCAAAACGTCACGGCAAACCTGGGCGTTGAGAATCAGACGGCGGTCTGTTCGCATCGACATGAGGACGAGGGTCTCAGAAGCTGGCAGCTTATTCCTGGAAGCAGACTTGTAGATGGCTGAGCAGATGTCTGCCGTATGGTTGGTGATTTCCGTCATTCCAATGGATGAGCATTCGTCGATATGGGCGAGGAACGTACGGAAATGGCGGTCTTCCTCATGCAGGAACGCCACGAGTTCCTTTCTGGACTTGATGCCATGCGACTTAGTGCTCAGCAGGAATTTGGAGTAGTTGGCCAAGGCTCTGTGAACTTCCAGGTCATAGGCAGCCGATTTGTCCAATGTGGCGAAGAACTTTAAGGCATTTTCCTTCAGAGAGCCGAGTTCCTTGTTGTCCTTATATAAAGAGGTGTGGAGCTTCACATAAGCCACATCACTCAAAGTACAGTTACCAGTCATCCCCAGAAGTTCTGTGCGGATGGAGTCTGAAATCAGATCATACTTCATGGAAAGCCCACTGTGCGCATTGAACGAAGGATCCTTCCTGATGTAGTTCAAGACGGTATCTCCATACTCGCGCCACTGGTTGATGTAGTCTGCAAGATGCTCTGCATCAGAGTCTGAATGCCCTTTCATAGTTTGAAAGAAAGCCTGGTATTGTTTCAAGGCATCTTCAGAAGACTTGAAATCATATTGACGACTTCCACTGCATGAGGTGATCATGAGTAAGGCACATAAAAAAAGCAAGTGAAAGAATAAACTCTTCTGAGTCGTTTTTCTTTCACTTGCTTTACTTTCTTTCATTTGGTTTTTGAGACCTGTTGCAGAAGAGTTACCGAGGTAACCGACAAAACTGTTCAACTGTACTGTATTCCCATTATCCATTGGCATGTAATTGAAAATTTTGCGTGCAAAGATACAGATAAAATTCCACATTAACGACACTACAATCAGACTTTATGTTATTTTATGTTTCATACTCTTTGCAGTATGATTCTTGAAGATGTGCTCCTATTTTATAAATTAGGTTAAATCAAGTCTGCTGAACCAACAAAAACAGGCAGTATGAATCCATTTCTGAATATAATTTGTATCTTTGCAGAAGAATCGTGCCTGAGCAGGTGTTATCCTGCCGTAAAAAGGCGCATAACTATCAAGTTATCAGTCAATAAAACATTTTGATATGGCAAAAGTAGGCTACATCATGGCTACATCCCAGTATGACAAACTGGAAGAAGACCGCAAATGGATGAACGAGTTCGGTTGTGTAAGAATCATCGAAGAAAGTGATGATAACGAACGCCACAGACCGCTGTGGAAACAACTGATGGCAGCATTGCAAAGAGGCGATGAACTCGTGATTCCGAAATTTTCCAACGCCTTGCGTGGCAGTCGTGAACTGGCAATATTCCTGGAATTCTGCCGGGTCAAGGTCATTCGCATCATCAGCATCCACGACCGGATTGACTCCAGCAACATCCTGTTTCCGGAAACCAAGCCATCTGACGTATTGGTAATGATGGGTTCCCTGCCCGACGAAGTCCTTGCTCTCAGGAAATCTGCAGAGCATGTGATAAAACTTCAGGAGAAGATGATTGTGTCCCTGCCTCCTGTTTCTGCCAGCAAGATGCAGAAACTCGACAGAGAGAAGACTGTAGTGAACCTCTATGTTGCCGGACATCCGATAGATGAAATCTGGAGAGCCAGCGGATTCAGAAGCAGAAGTTCCATATTCCGCATTCTCAACAAGAACGGAATCAAGCTGAATAGAGGCAACCACTCCGGACCTATCAAGAAAAGAGACACAAAGTAAACAAGACATTGAAGATTAGAGCATGAAGAAGATATTATTCCTACACGGATTCTTCGCTACGGGCAGCTGTCCGATGGCGAGAGCCTTGAAAGAGGCGTTTGAGGGGACGGCGGTGGTGCTGACTCCCGACCTCCCTTTGCACCCCAAGGAGGCACTGAAGGAGATTCGCTCCACCATCGACCGGGAGCAGCCCGACTTGCTTCTGGGCAACAGCTGCGGCTCTTTCCTCGCCCAAATGCTGGCTCCTGTGGTGGGCATTCCTGCCCTGCTCGGCAATCCGTATTTCATGATGACGGAGTTTCTGAAGGAGCGAATCGGCGAGCATGAATACAAGGCGCCGAGAAGGGACGGCAATCAGCAGCTGGTGATTGACGAGGCGCTGATAGAGGAGTTTGCAGAGCTGGAAGCCGTGCAATTTGACCATTGCAACCCCTATTATAAAAATCGTGTGTGGGGACTTTTTGGTGAGCAGGACACCCTGGCTCACTTCTCCCCTCTCTTCCTGCAGCATTACAACCAAGCCTTCCATTTCCCTGGCGGTCATACGCCTACTGAGCAGGAGGTGAAGACCTGGTACGCTCCCCTCGCCCAGAAAATGCTGATGGAGTTTTCAGCAAAGGAAGAAAGATATTTCCAGCACTTTAAGGGTGGCAAATACAGGTTCATCCATTCTGCCTTCGACTCTGGGACTCAGGAGCGCATGGTGGTTTATCAGGCTCTCTATGGAGACCAAGCCTATTGGGTAAGACCGGAAGATATGTTCTTCGGGAAAGTAACAAGGGACGGCAGAACTTTCAATCGTTTCACGGAAATAGACAAATAATTATGGAGACATTCAATAATGTAATAAACAGTGGCCAGCTTGTTCTGGTCGATTTCTTTGCCACCTGGTGCCAACCTTGCAAGGCGATGCACCCCATTCTGGAGCAGGTGAAGAGTGTATTGGGCGACCGCATCCGAATCATCAAGGTGGATGTGGACAAGTACGGCGTAACAGCAAGCCAATACCGCATCCAATCCGTGCCTACGCTGATGCTTTTCCGAAACGGAGAAAGTATTGTGGCGCACAAGCGGTGTGGTAGATAAAGCCGAACTGCTGGCTACGCTTGATCCATTCTTGATATAAAAGATGAAAAGAATAATCTTATGCGCATAATAGGAAACTTACTTTGGTGGCTCTTCGGAGGTCTCGAAGCTGCCATCGGTTATTTCACCGGAAGTCTGGCTCTTGCATGTACCATCATCGGCATTCCCTTTGCGATACAGACATTCAAGATTGGCCTGCTCTGCTTATGGCCTTTTGGCTCTACAGTAAGAGAATCGAATAGTCCAACTGGTTGCATTCGCATTCCGCTGAATTTACTCTGGCTGATTTTCGGGGGATTGTGGGCTTGCATCATGCATCTGTTCTTCGGCTTTCTCTTATGTATAACGATCATCGGCATTCCTTGGGGAAAACAGCATTTCAAGATGGCCGGGCTTTCGCTCGCACCATTCGGAAAGGATGTGGAGTTGGGATTTTAAAGTGATACAGATTGCGCAGATGACGTATTTGTACATAACAGACTCGGAGTATGTAGTCTGATTTCTGCATCAAAGTTTAACGGTCTGACTAAGCGACTTGTTAAAATAGCCAAAAATAGAACAGAAAAACAAATAAAAGTTCGTTTTCTATTCCAATTTTTACTATTTTTGCACCATGATAATGGATTTAGAACATATAGGTAACATACCAGTCAGTACTTCAGCTATAGCTTCATTGTTTACAAATATTGAAGCAGGGAATCAGAAAGTACGCAGTCTTGAGGCGGCTCATAAAATTATCCGACTCAAGAAGGGGCTTTATGTGGTAGCCCCAAATGTGTCTCGTGTTGCTCTATCCACAGAACTGATAGCCAATCATCTTTATGCCCCTTCGTATGTGTCAATGCAGACAGCATTACGTTATTATGGATTAATACCAGAAGCTGTTTACACTACTCAGTCTATGACACTAAAGCACTCCCGTAGTTTTGATACTCCTGTCGGGCGTTTTGAGTATAAGAACATGTCAAGAGAAGCCTTTTCAATAGGGATTACAAGCATCAACATGCAGAGTTACGCCTTTCTGATGGCAACACCAGAAAAAGCGCTCTGTGACTTAATCGCAAATTCTCCGAAGGTTAATTTACGTTACCAGAAGGATGTAGAGAACTATCTGGAGGAGGACATCCGAATGGAAATAGATGATTTCAGAAATATGGACATAAGTATATTTGAACGATATGCTCAGGTTGGAAAAAAGTCTAAATCCATAGAAACTCTAATTAAATATTTAAGGAAATGAACACAAACGAGATATTCAATCAAATGCTTTCGAGCTATGACATAACGACCGAGCTGCAAAAGCGCAATGCTATCTTTGAAGTCAACCAGCAGATTATTCTTTCTGGTCTTTACAATGGTGGCTTTTTCAACGAGGCAGCTTTCTATGGTGGAACATGTCTACGTATATTCCATGGATTGCATCGTTTCTCTGAGGATATGGATTTTTCCCTGCTTGCTCCGAATGAAAACTTTGATTTTACACATTATTTTCAGCCCATCATTGACCAATTCGCTATGGTAGGTAGAGAGGTTGAAATCAGAAAGAAGGACAAAAAGAACTTTGGAAAAGTGGAGTCTGCCTTTCTGAAAGACAACACAGATGTATATGACATTACATTCCAAACTGAGAAATCTGTCAAGATCAAGATTGAAGTTGATACTCAACCTCCTTTGAAATTCCAAACAGAACAGAAGTTGCTTCTGCTCCCCCAATCTTTCATGACACGATGTTTCACTTTGCCAGCCCTCTTTGCAGGAAAGATGCATGCACTGGTGTATCGTGCCTGGAAGAACAGAGTCAAGGGACGTGATTGGTATGACTTCGAATGGTATGTTCGCCACAATGTTCCTCTTGACTTTACTCACTTGTGCGAAAGAGCCTTACAGTTCAATCACGAAGAGCTTGACAAGGAGACGTTCCTTCAAAAACTGAATGAAAGACTTGCCACGGCAGACATGAATCAAATAAAGGCAGACGTATTGCCTTTTGTCAGGAATCCCAAAGAGTTGGATATTTGGTCGAATGACTATTTTATGGAACTTGCAAAAATGATCAGATTTGAATGAAAGAAACATTTAGAAAACATCTGGGTAGACCATTTTACAGGCAATCCTGCATCGGGAAGAGTCATGGAGAAATGCGGTTTCTCTGACACCGGAATGCTGAACAGATGCAGCCAGCTTGTGGGTGGCGACAAGGATATTGTCAAAGTGTTTAAGTACACAGGATAAAATATAAAATGAACATGAATTTTCCAGAAATATATTCAGCAACAGGCATGATGGAGCTGATTCAGAAAATCGGCTTCCTCCCCCTCCTCGACAGCGGCATTGAAGGATTCTCTGCCGAAGACATCGTGGCGGAGGATTGCGGTTACGTAAGACTTCCTGAAGGCGGTTGGGACTGGCCATTATGGAAATGGAAGGGCGAGATTGTGCAGGAAATGCCGTGTATGTACGGAAAGTTCTTCAACAAGAAAGCGGGATTCATCAGCCAGGAATGGTGGCCGGACTTCTGTAACTATAGAAGAAGCAAATACCCCCGTCCGGATGAATAATCGATAGAAGGAGCCATTCTCTGCACGCTTCAATCTACCGGCAGTCTCATCACGAGAGAACTTCGAGCTGCCTGTGGTTTTACCGGCAACCGACGCACGAAGCAAGAGCAGAGTGAAGCTTGCTTCAACACTGCCTTGCAAGAAGGAGGAAGACCGAAGGTCAAGGGAATGAGAAGCAAGTTTGACGGTTATCTCACCCGACTGGAAATGGCGACTTACATCGTGACCGAGGATTTCATCTACCCTCGCGACAAGCACAATCATGAATATGGCTGGGGGTGGTCGTTGCTCAATACTCCCGAAGATCTCTATGGCAGAGAGGCTTGCCAATGCAACCGTACTCCCCTGGAATCTTACCAGAGGATTTTCGAGCATCTGAAAGAAATCCTGCCTGACGCTTCGGATAAACAGATTATCAAATTAATAGGATAAAAATGACTTTACTTCAAGAAAGACTGTTCGCCATGCAGGATAAGCAGTATGCTGCTTTCCAAGCCAAACTGACACCGGGAGTGCCTGGGGAGAGTTTCATAGGCATACGTGTGCCTGTGCTTCGCAAGTTCGCAAAAGAGTTTACAAAGGAGACAGAATGCAAGGAATTCCTGCATCAGCTTCCTCACGAATACTACGATGAGAACATGCTTCACGGTCTCCTCATTTCTGAGGTGAAGGACTACGAGGAATGCATCCGTCTTACCGACAACTTCCTGCCATTCGTGGACAACTGGGCGGTTTGTGACATCATGTCTCCGAAGGTGTTTGCCAAACACAAAGAGGAGCTGTTGGCGAAGATCAAGGCTTGGAGTAATTCATTGCATGTTTATACTTGTCGCTTTGGAATAGAGACACTTATATCTCATTACCTGGATAAAGACTTCAAGACAGAATATCTTGAAATTCCTGCATCAGTAAGGAGCGAAGAGTATTACGTAAAGATGATGGTTGCCTGGTTCTTCGCCACCGCCCTTGCCAAGCAATGGGACACAACAATTCCCTACATCGAGCAAAACCGTCTTGCTCCCTGGACGCACAACAAGACCATCCAGAAGGCCATCGATAGCTACAGAATCACGCCTGAGCAGAAGGATTATCTGCGGACATTGAAGATAAAATAATTATGACACAAGATACTTCTACATATTACGTTTGGATAGGTGGCTCATGTGATTATGGCCATAAAGAGCGAGCTGGTGGTGCTGCCGTTGTGATTGAGCATAACGGAAGCATCATCAGCCGTGATGTAATCAGCGACCTACACACCACAGAGTTCCGCATGATGCTAACCCTCATGATCAAGGTAATGCAGAAAATCCCGGAAGGTTCCGACATTCTCTTCCTGACAAACGCTGCCTATATTCAGAACTTTGACAAGGCTCCAACATCAAAGTCTGCCAACCCGGACTTGATTATTCAATGCATCGAGGAAAAGAAAAGGCACAACTCTGTCGGGGTCAAAATCGTGCAATATCACAAAAGCCCATTGCTGATAGAGACCCATGACATGGCTACGGAAGCAATGGCAAAGACAAGGAAGGAATTTCATCAGAAGCCGTAATAAACTTTCTCCTTAAACTTTCAGGCAAGATTTGCGTCTAATTCTTAGATGGTGTTTAGAAATCCATCACAACTTAGGTATTGTAAATTTTTAATTTGTAGCTTATGAAAAGAATTTTTCGAAAATTGATGATTGCCATTTGCTGCATGGTTTCATGCAATATGGTGGCGAATGCGGGCAACGACAAGCCTATTTCTGTAAATGCACTTCCTGTCAAGGCTCAGACCTTGCTCAGTAATCATTTCAATGGTCAGAAGGTGATGCTTGCTACGATTGAGTCTGGTGTTGTCAGCAGAAGCTTTGATGTTGTTCTGCAGAATGGCACGAAGCTGGAGTTCGACAAAAAGGGAAATCTTACTGAGATTGACTGCAAGCAGGGAATCGTGCCAGCCCAGCTGATTCCGCAAGCCATCAAGAACTACTTGAAGAATAATTATGCAGGACAATCGGTGAAAAAGATTGAAATAAATAAGAATGAATACGAGGTGGAACTGACTAATGGATTGGATTTGACCTTCAACAAGCATTTCCAATTAATAGATATTGACTGATAAGCAGTTATATAAAAAAGTTACGGAGACAATTCATATTCTCCGTAACTTTTTACATTTTCATCCCATTTGTTTTTGGGAGCATTTCACTCATATTCATTTCCGGTCATGGTCATTTCCGGTCATTTTCATTCCCTATTGCCTACTTATTCTTCAGATAATAAGTAATTCCACGTTTCACATTTTCCTTTACGGCTTTGCTGGAGTAAGTAGCTCCTGTAACACCGTCTATTTGGGCAGAAGCAGCCTTGCTGGCTTTCATGCCATTCCATTTGTTGAGCAAACCCTGTTTTACTTTATTGAAGTAGTTGGGAGTCTCCCTGTTGGCAAGCGGCTTGATTTCTACAATTTTACCTTTCTTGATATAGATAGAAAGAGGGGTGTTGCCACGAAATCCTTTTACGTCTTTACACAGCGTGGTGGTGTTGACGATGTAAGTACCATCAGCTTCCTTGGTCATGACTTCAGAATGAGTACTTTTGGCTGTTGCAATCATGCTGTTAGCCATTCCCATGCTTAGCATGGCTGCTAAAATCAAAGTTATTTTCTTCATCGTATTCCGTTTGTAATCTTCTTGGTGTCCCACTTATCCTTTGGCTGCTCCGGTTCATCAGGATAACCGATGATGATGCCATTCAACGGAATCAGATTTCCCGGAAGATTCAATGTTCTTGAAATGCCGTTCACTTTCTTCTGGATAGGATAGATTGTTGTCCAGCAGGCACCCAATCCCATGGCATGAGCAGCCAGGAGAATGTTTTCGGAAACGGCTGACAGATCCTGTACCCAAAGTTCCTTGCCCTGACCTTCAGCCATACGGGTGGTGTCAGCGCAGACGAAGATGAAGAGCGGAGTCTTCTTGATGTCCTCTGCATGAAACTTGTTGGATTCTGCATATTTCTCGATGTCCCGTTGATCCTTCAGAACCACGAAGTGCCACGGTTGCATGTTGCCCGATGTAGGTGCAGCCATACCGGCACGGAGCAAGGCTTCTATCTTGGCCTCCTCTACTGGTTGCTGTTTGAATTTTCTTACGCTCGTGCGGGTCATGATATTCTCCATCACCGCCTTTGCACCAGCATTGTCCTTCACTGCTTCCTGGATGCTGCCAGGAAGTGTAGTCTGTGCTTCTGCCGAAGCAAAGCCCATAGCCGCCAAGGCGACTACGAGCATTTTATTGAGTTTATACATATGGTAAATAAGTTTTTGAAAATACAATATGATTCATTATTTAAGAATTGTAATAGCCTTGAGCAAGTCACCATTGCCGAAGGTCATGAATGGAGTTGCTACACCTGTAGTTGCATCTATCTTATAGATAGTTGGAGTAACGGTAGAAGCACTCTCGGCACGGCTAACGCTCTTTTCAGCATGATTCCAGCTTCCACCAGAACCGCTTCCTGAACCACCATTCATGCTTGTAGGTGCAGCCACTGGCAGGTAATAAGCATCAGCATAACCGTCGCCCCAGCCAAAGGATACGGCAGAGGCATCTGGAAGTCCACTTACCCATGTCAATGTCTTGGCTTCCATATCCACTACCGCCATCTTGCCAGAAGCATCCATGTTGCCATACTTGTTCTTGTCGAGATAGAATTCCAGAAGGAACTTGCTGCCACTGATGTGGAATACCTTGCGGAAACGGTAGCCGTCTGACGCAGCAAAGATATTGAACTGATAGTTCTTATCAAACTCAGTCTCACCCTTCCTGATGCGGAGAGCACCCACCTTGCCGTCAGTGGCACTGGAACCTGAGAATACATAGACATTGCCTTTGTCATCGGCTCCGCTCTGAGTGTAGCGAACAGAACGCATGGCTCCAACTGATGTGCCGATGCGATTATCATAAATCATCTTCTTGACGTTCAGGCTATAGTCGCAGATGGCAACAGCGGCAGAATCACGATTGCTGTAGTTTACGACCATTGCCACCTGGTTGTCGCCCATATCCACGATGTTTGAGGTGTTAGGGTTTACCTCATCGATGGCATACTGGGCAAGACCTACGGCGATGTTGTTGCCTGCACCGTTCTTATCTACAACCATAGAGTATGGCTGACTGATTTGGGCTGCATACGAATAGGTGCCAAACGTTCCTGTATTACCGAAAGCGGAAACCAGGACAGGTGAACCAACTTCTACCACCTTGCCATTCTCTACCTGATAACTGCGAAGACCAGCCTTCAAGCTTCCGATACCTTCGGCAGAAGCACCACGGGCATAGATGTAGCCCGTAAAGATGCCCGTAGTCTTGTTGTAGGTTACCTGGGTGAAACTGTCATAACACTTCACTGCATCTGCAGCACCATACAAGTTTTCTCCATTCTTGGCTGTTGAAAGGTCATTATAAACCTTCATATAGACTCCACCGGTAAGGTCGGTAGCAGGGTCGCCTGAAGTTACGATAAAACTCATCTCTTTCGGGTCGATGACAGAAGCACCACTACCCTGCTCATTGTTGTTATCATCAGAGCAAGATGTGAATGTCATGCATGATGTAAGCGCCATGAGTGCAGCTGAAAAGAAAAATTTCTTCATAATTCTCTTTTTTTTACTTGTAAATATGCTTGTTAATTAATAAATTCAGTTCAACTTTCCGAGTGTTCTGATTTCAGTCGCACCCTTGATGCTGATTCCCTTGGTTGCCACTCCCGTTTCAGGATTCACCTGATAGATGGCCGCATCTTGTCCAAACTGGGTGATAGGAAGATAGATGACTCCATCTGCATACATCGGAACGCCACCTGTCTCTGCACCCGATGTGATGAGATTCCTCGCAGGGATTCCACTGAGCCAGGTGAATTTCTTGGTAGCCATGTCAACGATGGCAAACTGGTGTCCGGCTGTAATGGTACTGATATTCTTCTCGTTGTAGATTTCGAGCAGGAACTTGCTGTCTGTTATGTACCAAACACGGCGGAACTTGTAGCCATCGGCTGGAGTCTGGATGTCGAAATAATAATCCTTGTCAAATTCCTCAGCTCCCTTGTTGATGCGAAGGGCACCAGCCTTGCGGGTAGTAGCCGTATTGAATGCGTTGGAGAAGACATACACCGTGCCATCGTTGGTCTTGAATACTTCGTGGAGAACCTGAGAGCGATACTGTCCGGCAGCATAGCTGATTCGGTCGTCACGATAAACCTTCAGTACGTTCAGGTCTTTATCCATCTTTGCTACCCATACACTGTCAGGATATTTCACATCACCTATGCTGGAGCCATCGCCTGTTCCCGTCTGGTGGAATGCTGATTGAACCATGGCGGTGAGGAAAGTTCCGTCGCCATTGTCGATGATGCTGGAGAAGGTAACCTGCTGACCATTTCCGGTAATATCTTCCGTCCAGATGGTCTTGGTATGATCGAGCTTCACTCCATCGCTTGTGATGTTCCAGAAGGCAAAGGTGGCTCCGTCGTTTCGCTTGCCATCGGCAGAAACCTGTCCGCCTACGCTGGTAAGTAACTGACCGTTGAAGAAGCCATAGTTGGAGAAGCGGGTATCGATGCGGAACTCACCCAGCTTCGAGAACTGCGATTCATCCGATGTCCAGCGCAATCCATATCCCAGACCGGCAAACTGCTGCTGGTAAACCATGCCGATAGCATCGTGGTTGTTGAATACCCAGGTATATTCCGTCTGTGGCAATTCCATGATGTTGTTTCTGATGTCAAGATTGCCAGCAGTCAGACTGTTGGTCTGCATGATGTATTCCGTTCCATTGTCCGTCTTTACGGCAATGAAGTAAGAACCCTTTCCGTTCTTCACAGCTTCCTCAGAACCTGAACCCGAAGATGAACCTCCTCCATTTTCGTTTTCCGAACCACTATCTGCACCCAGAGGGTCTTCACTGCTGCCACAGCTGGTAAGAGCGCAACTCATTCCGAAAAGGCACAAGAATAGCCCTGTCACTGCCATTCCCGACAGTGATAAATAAGTCTTTTTCATTCTTTAAACGTATGTTACTGATTAATTATAATATATTCTGAATCAATATTTTCCAAAGATAACGCCAGCTCTATTGCTTATAAAATACATAGCGGAACTTGATGCTGAAACTGCGACCCGGCTTCTGAAGACTATAATTGTCATAGAGCAATGCATTGGTAAAGTTGTTTGCCTCCAGCGACACGTTGTATTTTCCGCCTTGTATTGCATAAACCAGGTTTGCATCATGGCTCAACTGCTCAGGCACATAGAGCTTGGCTCCTTCGCTTGCCCATGA includes these proteins:
- a CDS encoding DUF4374 domain-containing protein — encoded protein: MKKFFFSAALMALTSCMTFTSCSDDNNNEQGSGASVIDPKEMSFIVTSGDPATDLTGGVYMKVYNDLSTAKNGENLYGAADAVKCYDSFTQVTYNKTTGIFTGYIYARGASAEGIGSLKAGLRSYQVENGKVVEVGSPVLVSAFGNTGTFGTYSYAAQISQPYSMVVDKNGAGNNIAVGLAQYAIDEVNPNTSNIVDMGDNQVAMVVNYSNRDSAAVAICDYSLNVKKMIYDNRIGTSVGAMRSVRYTQSGADDKGNVYVFSGSSATDGKVGALRIRKGETEFDKNYQFNIFAASDGYRFRKVFHISGSKFLLEFYLDKNKYGNMDASGKMAVVDMEAKTLTWVSGLPDASAVSFGWGDGYADAYYLPVAAPTSMNGGSGSGSGGSWNHAEKSVSRAESASTVTPTIYKIDATTGVATPFMTFGNGDLLKAITILK
- a CDS encoding nitroreductase family protein codes for the protein MYKLNKMLVVALAAMGFASAEAQTTLPGSIQEAVKDNAGAKAVMENIMTRTSVRKFKQQPVEEAKIEALLRAGMAAPTSGNMQPWHFVVLKDQRDIEKYAESNKFHAEDIKKTPLFIFVCADTTRMAEGQGKELWVQDLSAVSENILLAAHAMGLGACWTTIYPIQKKVNGISRTLNLPGNLIPLNGIIIGYPDEPEQPKDKWDTKKITNGIR
- a CDS encoding ribonuclease H, whose amino-acid sequence is MTQDTSTYYVWIGGSCDYGHKERAGGAAVVIEHNGSIISRDVISDLHTTEFRMMLTLMIKVMQKIPEGSDILFLTNAAYIQNFDKAPTSKSANPDLIIQCIEEKKRHNSVGVKIVQYHKSPLLIETHDMATEAMAKTRKEFHQKP
- a CDS encoding DNA alkylation repair protein, which produces MTLLQERLFAMQDKQYAAFQAKLTPGVPGESFIGIRVPVLRKFAKEFTKETECKEFLHQLPHEYYDENMLHGLLISEVKDYEECIRLTDNFLPFVDNWAVCDIMSPKVFAKHKEELLAKIKAWSNSLHVYTCRFGIETLISHYLDKDFKTEYLEIPASVRSEEYYVKMMVAWFFATALAKQWDTTIPYIEQNRLAPWTHNKTIQKAIDSYRITPEQKDYLRTLKIK
- a CDS encoding PepSY-like domain-containing protein: MKRIFRKLMIAICCMVSCNMVANAGNDKPISVNALPVKAQTLLSNHFNGQKVMLATIESGVVSRSFDVVLQNGTKLEFDKKGNLTEIDCKQGIVPAQLIPQAIKNYLKNNYAGQSVKKIEINKNEYEVELTNGLDLTFNKHFQLIDID
- a CDS encoding FMN-binding protein gives rise to the protein MKKITLILAAMLSMGMANSMIATAKSTHSEVMTKEADGTYIVNTTTLCKDVKGFRGNTPLSIYIKKGKIVEIKPLANRETPNYFNKVKQGLLNKWNGMKASKAASAQIDGVTGATYSSKAVKENVKRGITYYLKNK
- a CDS encoding type IV toxin-antitoxin system AbiEi family antitoxin domain-containing protein, producing the protein MIMDLEHIGNIPVSTSAIASLFTNIEAGNQKVRSLEAAHKIIRLKKGLYVVAPNVSRVALSTELIANHLYAPSYVSMQTALRYYGLIPEAVYTTQSMTLKHSRSFDTPVGRFEYKNMSREAFSIGITSINMQSYAFLMATPEKALCDLIANSPKVNLRYQKDVENYLEEDIRMEIDDFRNMDISIFERYAQVGKKSKSIETLIKYLRK
- a CDS encoding YccF domain-containing protein; the protein is MRIIGNLLWWLFGGLEAAIGYFTGSLALACTIIGIPFAIQTFKIGLLCLWPFGSTVRESNSPTGCIRIPLNLLWLIFGGLWACIMHLFFGFLLCITIIGIPWGKQHFKMAGLSLAPFGKDVELGF
- a CDS encoding YqiA/YcfP family alpha/beta fold hydrolase, which encodes MKKILFLHGFFATGSCPMARALKEAFEGTAVVLTPDLPLHPKEALKEIRSTIDREQPDLLLGNSCGSFLAQMLAPVVGIPALLGNPYFMMTEFLKERIGEHEYKAPRRDGNQQLVIDEALIEEFAELEAVQFDHCNPYYKNRVWGLFGEQDTLAHFSPLFLQHYNQAFHFPGGHTPTEQEVKTWYAPLAQKMLMEFSAKEERYFQHFKGGKYRFIHSAFDSGTQERMVVYQALYGDQAYWVRPEDMFFGKVTRDGRTFNRFTEIDK
- a CDS encoding nucleotidyl transferase AbiEii/AbiGii toxin family protein, with amino-acid sequence MNTNEIFNQMLSSYDITTELQKRNAIFEVNQQIILSGLYNGGFFNEAAFYGGTCLRIFHGLHRFSEDMDFSLLAPNENFDFTHYFQPIIDQFAMVGREVEIRKKDKKNFGKVESAFLKDNTDVYDITFQTEKSVKIKIEVDTQPPLKFQTEQKLLLLPQSFMTRCFTLPALFAGKMHALVYRAWKNRVKGRDWYDFEWYVRHNVPLDFTHLCERALQFNHEELDKETFLQKLNERLATADMNQIKADVLPFVRNPKELDIWSNDYFMELAKMIRFE
- a CDS encoding recombinase family protein; this translates as MAKVGYIMATSQYDKLEEDRKWMNEFGCVRIIEESDDNERHRPLWKQLMAALQRGDELVIPKFSNALRGSRELAIFLEFCRVKVIRIISIHDRIDSSNILFPETKPSDVLVMMGSLPDEVLALRKSAEHVIKLQEKMIVSLPPVSASKMQKLDREKTVVNLYVAGHPIDEIWRASGFRSRSSIFRILNKNGIKLNRGNHSGPIKKRDTK